One window from the genome of Gopherus evgoodei ecotype Sinaloan lineage chromosome 2, rGopEvg1_v1.p, whole genome shotgun sequence encodes:
- the TMED4 gene encoding transmembrane emp24 domain-containing protein 4 — protein sequence MRGRPGEGGGLSMAGGGGERLPGMLRTVAALVLLAQLAGRGAHALYFHIGETEKRCFIEEIPDETMVIGNYRTQLWDKQSESFLPSTPGLGMHVEVKDPDGKVVLSRQYGSEGRFTFTSHTPGEHQICLHSNSTRMALFAGGKLRVHLDIQVGEHTNNYPEIAAKDKLTELQLRARQLLDQVEQIQKEQNYQRYREERFRMTSESTNQRVLWWSIAQTIILILTGIWQMRHLKSFFEAKKLV from the exons ATGCGCGGTAGAccgggagagggaggggggctgtcCATGGCCGGCGgcggtggggagcggctgcccggGATGCTGCGGACAGTGGCGGCCTTGGTGCTGCTGGCGCAGCTGGCGGGCCGGGGGGCGCATGCGCTCTACTTTCACATCGGGGAGACCGAGAAGCGCTGCTTCATCGAGGAGATCCCGGACGAGACCATGGTGATCG GGAATTACCGCACCCAGCTGTGGGACAAGCAGTCAGAGTCGTTCCTGCCCTCCACGCCGGGGCTGGGCATGCACGTGGAAGTGAAGGACCCTGATGGAAAG GTGGTTTTGTCCCGGCAGTATGGCTCAGAGGGCCGCTTCACCTTCACCTCGCACACCCCGGGCGAGCACCAAATctgcctgcactccaactctACGCGCATGGCACTCTTCGCAGGCGGCAAGCTG CGTGTGCACCTGGACATCCAGGTCGGAGAGCACACCAACAACTACCCCGAGATTGCAGCCAAGGACAAGCTGACAGAGTTGCAGCTCCGAGCCCGGCAGCTGCTAGACCAAGTGGAGCAGATCCAGAAGGAGCAGAACTACCAAAGG TACCGGGAGGAGCGGTTCCGCATGACCAGCGAGAGCACCAACCAGCGGGTGCTGTGGTGGTCCATTGCCCAGACCATCATCCTCATCCTCACCGGCATCTGGCAGATGAGACACCTCAAGAGCTTCTTCGAGGCCAAGAAACTGGTTTAA